A genomic stretch from Komagataeibacter xylinus includes:
- the rpsU gene encoding 30S ribosomal protein S21: protein MQVLVRDNNVDQALKALKKKMQREGIFREMKLRRHYEKPSERKAREAAEAVRRARKMERKRLEREGF from the coding sequence GTGCAGGTTCTCGTTCGTGACAACAATGTTGATCAGGCCCTCAAGGCCCTCAAGAAAAAAATGCAGCGTGAAGGCATCTTCCGCGAAATGAAGCTGCGTCGCCACTATGAAAAGCCGTCCGAGCGCAAGGCGCGCGAGGCAGCCGAGGCCGTGCGCCGCGCCCGCAAGATGGAGCGCAAGCGCCTCGAGCGTGAAGGCTTCTGA